The DNA region AAATTAAGTAGTATTCAAAATCAGCTAAATCAGTTAACTTCTAAAATGAATACTGTAAATGGGGATGACTTAAATGATTTAGTAAAGATACTTAAAATGAATCCAAATAAATTGTCAAGTTTTATATATTCACCTATGGACGTAAAAGAAGTTGATGTATACGGAGAAGGTATATTTGGAATTGGATTGACTCCTTTTTATACTGTACTTGCAATTTGGGTAGGTGCGCTGCTTTTATGTGCTCTATTGACTACAGAATACAGAGATTTTGAGGGTAAGGAAAAATTAAATTTTATACAAAAACATTTTGGAAAACTGCTTTTATTTTTAATGTTAGCACTTATTCAGGCTGCCATAGTTACTCTTGGGGATAAGTATATACTTGGAGTAAATCCTAAAAATATGGCACTTATGATGGAATTTTCATTGGCATCTGCAGTCACCTTTACCATTATAATATTCACGCTGGTATCCTTAATGGGTAATGTGGGAAAAGCCATTGCAGTAGTAATGATGGTGTTTCAAATTGCAGGATCTGGAGGAATTTATCCAATACAAACCAATCCTGAAATATTTGGAGTTCTTGAGCCATTATGGCCATTTACCTATGCGATAAATGGTTTCAGGGAAGCTATAGCCGGGCCAGTATGGAGTAATGTATACAGTAGTTTTAAAGCCTTAGGTTATTTTACAATTATATTTTTACTTCTTGTAATTTTAAAGCCACTATTTCATAAGATAACAGAATTTATGGAAAAAAAATTTGAACAATCTGGCCTATAGAGCATAATATATACTAAACCTATTGACAAACTATGGATGATTTGATACTATGTTCATAAGATAAATTTAATATTTAAAGTTGACTAGGTACACTAGAGGCTTATCACTTCATTTTTTAAGGTGAGATAAGTTTCTAGTGTTTTTTATTTATTTTCATTTACCTCAGAGGTGTAGAAATATCCAAAAATGACATAATAATCGATAAATGAGTTCATTAGATAAACTGCAGATCTAAATACTTAAATTTAATAATTTATCCGATGACTAGTGGTTGGATAATTCATCTAAACTTAGTGGGGATACAAACTCCAACTAAGTAAGATTCATTGATGATAAAGCAATGTTTATAGCAAAAAACAAAAAAGGGGGAATTTTATGAAGAAACTGAATCTGGATAATTCCTTGGTGCAGACTCGTGAAGAGAGGCTTGGAACCATCATTGCATGGAAAACCGGAAAGGCATCAGAAATTTTAAGGGATTCTGAATACACCTGCGGAGGCTGCAAGGATAATGGAGGTAAGAGGCTCTGTGAGGCCAGAGGACCTTTTAGTCAGGGATCCAAGTGCAGTGAAGAGATGGTATCATGTCAGCATAGTAATGTAAGAGATGCGGTTTTTATTCAGCATTCTCCTGTAGGATGTGGTGCAGGTCAGGTATTATCCAATTCCTTATATCGTAATGGTCTTGCTATAAGAGGATTGCCGGTAGAAAATGTTAAAATAATTAGTACAAATATGGATGAAAGTGATGTAGTTTTTGGAGGACTAAAAAAGTTAGAACAGTCTATAAGAGATGCTTTTAATAGACACAATCCTAAAGTGATTTTTGTTGGCACCTCCTGTGCTGCAGGAATTATTGGAGAGGACATAGAAAGTGTAACAAATAAATTACAAGAGGAATTTAAAATACCTGTTATTCCTACCTATTGTGAAGGCTTCAGATCAAAACACTGGACTACAGGCTTTGATGCAGCCTACCATGGAATTATAAGGCAGGTAGCCCGTAAAAATCCTAAGAGACAGGAGGATTTAGTTAATGTAATTGATCTTTGGGGTGAAGATATATTTACACCTATGCTTGGGGAACTGGGTCTTAGGGTTAATTATGTGGTGGATCTAGCTAGTGTAGAGGATTTGGAGCAAATGTCAGAAGCCGCTGCCAGTGTTTCCTTTTGTTACACACTATCTTCCTATATGTCCGCTGCTTTAGAAAAACAATTTGGGGTTATAGATGTTAAAGCTCCTCAGCCCTATGGAATTCTTGCCACAGATGCATGGATAAGAGAACTGGGAAGGGTTACTCATAGAGAGGAAAAAGCGGAAGCCTATATAGAGAAAGAACATAAGAGGATAGAAAAAAGATTACAGGAACTTAGAAAACTCCTTAAGGGTAAAGTAGGATATGTAGCCACAGGATCTTCTTATGCCCATGGGATTATTGCAGTGCTTAGAGATCTTCGAGTGGAGATAGATGGATCCCTTACCTTTCACCATGAACCAATATTTGATGGTGAAGATGCTGATAAAAAGGATTCTCTAAAATTTTTAGTGGAAAACTATGGAGATGTCTCACAGTTTAGTGTAAGTAATGGTCAACAATATCAATTTTATGGACTGCTTAAAAATATAAATCCTGATTTTATCATCATAAGACATAATGGACTTGCTCCACTAGCTTCGCGAATGGGCATTCCAGCAGCACCTCTTGGAGATGGCCATCATGCTGTAGGCTATCAGGGAATTATAAATTTAGGAGAAACTATTCTTGAGATACTGGCACGTAAGAAATTTCATAAGGATCTATCTGAAAATGTAGAATTGCCCTATACAGATTGGTGGCTCAGTCAGAAAGATCCCTATGTGCTTTCAAAGTAAAATATATGAAATTAGTTTATTTAATACAGCAGCATGTCTATTAGATAATTCATCTAAACTTAGTGTAAGTACAAACTTTCATTGAGTAAGATTTATTTAACATAAAAGGAGTTAACAGAATGTCTATTTCAGGAACAAAAGATACAGATAAAGATTTTGGAGAATGTGAAAAATTAAAGAAGACAAATTCTATTGAACAGGTTAGGTATGGTTGTGCCTTGGGAGCTATACACAGTGCTTTCGCCATTCCAAGAGTAATACCAATTACTCATTGCGGTCCGGGCTGTGCGCAGAAGCAGGTTACTAGCATATCCTTTAACAACGGTTTCCAAGGAGGTGGCTATGGAGGCGGTGCTGTTATTCCAAGTACTAACATAAATGAAAAAGAAGTGGTATTTGGGGGAGAAAACAGATTAAGAGAATTAATTGAAGCTACCTTTAAAATCTTAAAGGCAGATTTATTTGTGGTGATGACAGGATGTATCCCAGACACAGTGGGGGATGATGTAAGAGCTGTGGTAGGTGAATTTCAAAAAAAAGGACTTCCTATTGTATATGCAGAGACGGGAGGTTTTAAAGGTAATAATTTCACTGGTCATGAACTTGTTACCAGGGCCATTATTGATCAGTATGTAGGTGACTATGATGGACCTAAAGAAAAGGGTGTTGTAAATGTATGGTCACTGCTTCCTTATCATAATACTTTTTGGAAGGGTGATCTTACAGAAATAAAGAGAATTTTAGAGGGTGTAGGATTAAAGGTCAATATTTTGTTCGGAAATAAAAGTGATGGTGTCTCAGAGTGGAAAAATATAAAAAAAGCACAGTTTAATCTGGTTTTATCTCCTTGGCTGGGGCTTCAGACTGCAGAACACTTAAAAGAAAAGTATGGGCAGCCCTATCTGCATATTCCTGTAATCCCCATAGGAGCTAAGGAAACCAGCAGTTTCCTTAGAAAAGTAGTGGATTTTGCAGGGATTGATAAAGAGAGAGCAGAAAGGTTTATTGAACAGGAGAGAAAGGAATATTATAACTATCTAGAAGGATTTTCTGATTTTTATGCAGAGTATTTTTGGGGACTTCCAGCAAAATTTGCAGTTATAGGGGATAGCGCTTATAACTTGGCAATAACAAAATTTTTAGTCAATCAGCTGGGGGTAATACCTGCAAGACAGATCATTACAGATAATCCGCCTGAAAAATACAGAAAGCTCATTGTGGAAGAATATAGAAATATAGCAGAAGATGTGTCTACAGAGGTGGAGTTTGAAGAGGACAGCTATATTATTCATGAAAAAATAAGAAAAACAGATTTTGGAAATAAGCCGCCTATTATTTTTGGTACTACCTGGGAGAGAGACTTGGCAAAGGAGCTAAAAGGACATATAGTGGAAATAGGTTTTCCAGCTTCTTATGAGGTGGTTATATCAAAGTCCTATGTAGGCTATAGAGGAGCACTTACTCTTCTTGAAAAAATTTATACCACTACAGTAAGTGCCAGTGCTTAGGATTGTTTTAGTTGACTGGTAAGCCAGAGACTTTAAATAAATATTTATTTAAAGTCTCTGGCCTTTTTATTGAAAATATCACTTAAATTAGCTGCTAAATTAATTATAAATTTATTTATTAATATAAAATTTCAAGGGGGAAAATAAATGGCAGAGATAATTGAACAACCAAGATATGTATGCGCTATAGGAGCACAGCAAACTGTTTTAGCTATAAATAAGGCAATACCAATCCTTAATTCTGGACCAGGCGGCAGTGAAAAAGTCTTTAGTGGTGTAAGTCTTGATGCTGGTGATGCTGGATATCAG from Clostridium pasteurianum BC1 includes:
- a CDS encoding nitrogenase component 1; its protein translation is MKKLNLDNSLVQTREERLGTIIAWKTGKASEILRDSEYTCGGCKDNGGKRLCEARGPFSQGSKCSEEMVSCQHSNVRDAVFIQHSPVGCGAGQVLSNSLYRNGLAIRGLPVENVKIISTNMDESDVVFGGLKKLEQSIRDAFNRHNPKVIFVGTSCAAGIIGEDIESVTNKLQEEFKIPVIPTYCEGFRSKHWTTGFDAAYHGIIRQVARKNPKRQEDLVNVIDLWGEDIFTPMLGELGLRVNYVVDLASVEDLEQMSEAAASVSFCYTLSSYMSAALEKQFGVIDVKAPQPYGILATDAWIRELGRVTHREEKAEAYIEKEHKRIEKRLQELRKLLKGKVGYVATGSSYAHGIIAVLRDLRVEIDGSLTFHHEPIFDGEDADKKDSLKFLVENYGDVSQFSVSNGQQYQFYGLLKNINPDFIIIRHNGLAPLASRMGIPAAPLGDGHHAVGYQGIINLGETILEILARKKFHKDLSENVELPYTDWWLSQKDPYVLSK
- a CDS encoding nitrogenase component 1 → MSISGTKDTDKDFGECEKLKKTNSIEQVRYGCALGAIHSAFAIPRVIPITHCGPGCAQKQVTSISFNNGFQGGGYGGGAVIPSTNINEKEVVFGGENRLRELIEATFKILKADLFVVMTGCIPDTVGDDVRAVVGEFQKKGLPIVYAETGGFKGNNFTGHELVTRAIIDQYVGDYDGPKEKGVVNVWSLLPYHNTFWKGDLTEIKRILEGVGLKVNILFGNKSDGVSEWKNIKKAQFNLVLSPWLGLQTAEHLKEKYGQPYLHIPVIPIGAKETSSFLRKVVDFAGIDKERAERFIEQERKEYYNYLEGFSDFYAEYFWGLPAKFAVIGDSAYNLAITKFLVNQLGVIPARQIITDNPPEKYRKLIVEEYRNIAEDVSTEVEFEEDSYIIHEKIRKTDFGNKPPIIFGTTWERDLAKELKGHIVEIGFPASYEVVISKSYVGYRGALTLLEKIYTTTVSASA